The following proteins come from a genomic window of Achromobacter deleyi:
- a CDS encoding ATPase, with product MNDKSHVSLEQHVCLVCGAAFDTGAILLDKRLRASMERHTATGWGLCPEHQKLSDDGFVALVECDPQRSGSQAGGRMKPEQAYRTGRLAHLRRTVFAQVFNVPIADEQACVFVEPGVIEQLQSMTATAAS from the coding sequence ATGAACGACAAATCACACGTTTCCCTCGAACAGCATGTTTGCCTCGTTTGCGGCGCGGCGTTCGATACCGGCGCCATCCTGCTGGACAAGCGCCTGCGCGCGAGCATGGAGCGCCACACGGCGACCGGCTGGGGCCTGTGCCCCGAGCATCAGAAGCTGTCCGACGATGGCTTTGTCGCGCTGGTCGAATGCGACCCGCAACGCAGCGGTTCGCAAGCAGGCGGGCGCATGAAGCCCGAGCAGGCATACCGGACGGGCCGGCTGGCTCATCTACGGCGCACGGTGTTCGCGCAGGTGTTCAACGTGCCGATCGCGGACGAGCAGGCTTGCGTCTTTGTCGAGCCTGGCGTGATCGAGCAGTTGCAGTCGATGACGGCGACAGCGGCGAGCTGA
- a CDS encoding DUF2285 domain-containing protein: MVNPHHLAHWYPTAAYLYVLWLDALALAWEYLRRHPDYRLDWLRRHRRPEAAHRWGLRLLEDPALDARDAHPAWLPGHAAVVQLYPDADPPPDATAFAFWRIPGHKHLLHDGKGLSLIARSPGRCLRFTLAPGLEDGMAVAYAHRGGAVAAARNQPPGVGLAVAKPRPTPAALLELHTLQALDATLAGASLRDVSEGLFGADAVADWYSDGGLRSKVRRLVRRGDALMRGGYRRLAQLPPLEKGRFEGDAKRP, translated from the coding sequence ATGGTCAATCCTCATCACCTCGCGCATTGGTATCCAACTGCGGCATACCTCTACGTTCTGTGGCTGGATGCGCTCGCGCTCGCTTGGGAATACCTGCGCAGGCATCCCGACTACCGGCTCGACTGGCTGCGCCGTCATCGCCGGCCTGAAGCGGCGCATCGCTGGGGATTGCGCCTGCTGGAAGACCCGGCCCTGGATGCGCGTGACGCGCATCCCGCTTGGCTGCCTGGTCATGCGGCCGTGGTGCAGCTCTACCCCGACGCCGATCCGCCGCCGGACGCTACCGCCTTCGCGTTCTGGCGCATCCCCGGCCACAAGCACCTGCTCCACGACGGCAAAGGGCTGTCGCTGATCGCACGCAGCCCAGGCCGTTGTCTGCGCTTCACGCTCGCGCCCGGCCTGGAAGACGGCATGGCTGTCGCCTATGCCCACCGCGGCGGCGCTGTCGCGGCTGCGCGCAACCAGCCGCCCGGCGTGGGCCTTGCTGTCGCCAAACCACGGCCCACACCTGCCGCGCTGCTGGAACTGCACACCTTGCAGGCGCTCGACGCGACTCTGGCGGGCGCGTCCTTGCGCGATGTAAGCGAAGGGCTGTTCGGTGCCGACGCCGTGGCTGATTGGTACAGCGACGGCGGCCTGCGCTCCAAGGTGCGCCGCCTGGTGCGGCGCGGCGATGCGCTGATGCGCGGCGGCTATCGCCGCCTAGCACAACTGCCCCCGCTTGAGAAGGGTCGTTTTGAAGGCGACGCAAAACGACCCTGA
- a CDS encoding DUF932 domain-containing protein yields the protein MQLASRFASRSPVLRSERPLSDDQIRAVAPSIFAEAPHESRSERYSYIPTATVLQELRGEGFEPFMVTQTRVRHDDRRDYTKHMIRLRHASQINGREANEIILLNSHDGTSSYQMLAGMFRFVCSNGLVCGDTVADVRVPHKGDVAGHVIEGAYEVLHGFDRAQESRDSMRAITLDGGESEVFARAALALKYDEDKPAPITESQILMPRRHDDDRRDLWSVFNRTQENLTKGGLSARAANGRRQTTRPVQGIDQSVRLNRALWLLADGLRQLKA from the coding sequence ATGCAACTCGCATCCCGCTTCGCTTCCCGTTCCCCGGTGCTGCGTTCGGAACGTCCCTTGTCCGATGACCAAATCCGGGCCGTGGCCCCGTCCATCTTTGCGGAGGCACCGCACGAAAGCCGCTCCGAGCGGTACAGCTACATCCCCACCGCCACCGTGCTGCAAGAACTGCGCGGGGAAGGCTTCGAGCCTTTCATGGTGACGCAAACCCGCGTGCGCCACGACGACCGCCGCGACTACACCAAGCACATGATTCGGCTGCGCCACGCCAGCCAGATCAACGGCCGCGAGGCCAACGAAATCATCCTGCTGAACTCCCATGACGGCACCAGCAGCTATCAGATGCTGGCCGGGATGTTCCGTTTCGTTTGCAGCAATGGCCTTGTCTGCGGCGACACCGTGGCGGACGTGCGCGTACCCCACAAGGGCGACGTAGCCGGGCACGTCATCGAAGGCGCTTACGAAGTCCTGCACGGCTTCGACCGGGCGCAGGAATCGCGCGATTCCATGCGCGCCATCACGCTCGACGGCGGGGAATCGGAAGTGTTCGCCCGCGCTGCGCTGGCGTTGAAGTACGACGAGGACAAGCCCGCACCCATCACGGAATCGCAAATCCTGATGCCGCGCCGCCATGACGACGACCGCCGCGACCTGTGGAGCGTGTTCAACCGCACGCAGGAGAACTTGACCAAAGGCGGCCTGTCCGCCCGCGCCGCGAATGGCCGCCGCCAGACCACCCGGCCCGTGCAGGGCATCGACCAAAGCGTGCGCCTGAATCGCGCCCTGTGGCTGCTGGCCGATGGCCTGCGCCAGTTGAAAGCCTGA
- a CDS encoding S26 family signal peptidase has translation MTLPSAAAGATSSPPRPRSRLRARLVLAGLSACGLAALAWASFVHPLPRLIYNPSDSVAVGWYRVDPQGHGIDSLPRPLSVGSIVLTTLPPDAAALAAQRGYLPARVPLLKRVGAVTSQEVCITGRVVRIDGMPSAAVLPADRWGRPLPSWQQCRRLEPGELFLLSVTNPASFDSRYFGPVSASAVIGVARPVWLETRP, from the coding sequence ATGACGCTTCCATCCGCCGCTGCCGGTGCAACCAGCAGTCCGCCGCGTCCTCGCTCGCGCCTGCGCGCTCGACTCGTGCTGGCGGGCTTGTCCGCCTGTGGCCTCGCTGCGCTGGCCTGGGCGTCCTTCGTGCATCCGCTGCCGCGCCTGATCTACAACCCGTCCGACAGCGTGGCGGTCGGCTGGTATCGCGTCGATCCGCAGGGCCACGGCATTGACTCGCTGCCACGTCCTTTGTCCGTGGGCAGCATCGTCCTGACCACGCTGCCGCCAGACGCTGCCGCGCTGGCCGCGCAGCGCGGCTACCTGCCGGCGCGCGTGCCGTTGCTCAAGCGCGTGGGTGCCGTCACGTCGCAGGAGGTGTGTATCACTGGCCGCGTTGTCCGCATCGACGGCATGCCTTCGGCTGCCGTGCTGCCTGCCGACCGCTGGGGCCGGCCGCTGCCATCCTGGCAGCAATGCCGTCGCCTTGAACCCGGCGAACTGTTCCTGCTCAGTGTGACTAACCCGGCGTCGTTCGACAGCCGGTACTTCGGGCCGGTCAGCGCGTCCGCCGTGATCGGCGTCGCGCGACCGGTCTGGCTGGAGACACGGCCATGA
- a CDS encoding replication initiator protein A: MAPRDSQDLMAYPFFSLGKSKRVKPIDFRAGNVTIRVEGTQEHGIATIWDADILIWAASQIVEAKDAGLRPSRLMRATPYEILRFIGRGKSLRDYQRLKAALDRLQSTTVATSIRETTGRRLHRFSWINEWKELADASGTPLGIELILPDWFYAGVFDAALVLTIDPAYFRLTGGIERWLYRLVRKHGGRQAHGWQFDFRYLHQKSGSTAKPYDFACDLRALVARQSLPGYVLGIERMSDNGMELLTFRPVPQTARG; this comes from the coding sequence ATGGCGCCGCGCGACAGCCAGGACTTGATGGCCTATCCGTTCTTCTCGCTCGGCAAGTCGAAGCGAGTCAAGCCCATCGACTTCCGTGCTGGCAACGTGACGATCCGCGTGGAAGGCACGCAGGAGCACGGCATCGCCACGATTTGGGATGCGGACATTCTCATTTGGGCGGCCTCGCAGATCGTGGAAGCCAAGGACGCAGGCTTGCGGCCGTCGCGGCTGATGCGCGCCACGCCCTACGAGATCCTGCGCTTCATCGGGCGCGGCAAGTCGCTGCGCGACTACCAGCGCCTCAAGGCCGCGCTGGATCGCCTGCAATCGACCACGGTGGCCACCTCCATCCGCGAGACGACGGGGCGGCGCCTGCATCGCTTTTCGTGGATCAACGAGTGGAAGGAACTGGCCGATGCCAGCGGCACGCCGCTGGGCATCGAGCTGATCCTGCCGGATTGGTTCTATGCGGGCGTGTTCGATGCGGCCCTGGTGCTGACCATCGACCCGGCGTACTTCCGGCTGACCGGCGGCATCGAGCGGTGGCTGTACCGCCTGGTGCGCAAGCACGGCGGCAGGCAGGCGCACGGCTGGCAGTTCGACTTTCGCTACCTGCACCAGAAATCCGGCAGCACCGCGAAGCCCTACGACTTCGCCTGCGACCTGCGCGCGCTCGTCGCGCGGCAGTCGCTGCCCGGCTACGTCCTGGGTATCGAGCGGATGTCGGACAACGGCATGGAGCTGCTGACCTTCCGGCCCGTGCCGCAAACGGCACGGGGATAA
- a CDS encoding DUF736 domain-containing protein, whose product MANIGTFTTDKDGFTGTLRTLTLNVKVKLVPNDKGDNEKAPDYRVQAAGHDIGAAWNKTSEAGREYKSVSLDDPSFPAPVYARLIENEDGTHDLIWSRSKPQAA is encoded by the coding sequence ATGGCCAACATCGGCACGTTCACCACCGACAAAGACGGCTTCACCGGCACGCTGCGCACCCTGACGCTGAACGTCAAGGTCAAGCTGGTTCCCAACGACAAGGGGGACAACGAGAAAGCCCCGGACTACCGCGTCCAGGCCGCAGGCCACGACATCGGCGCGGCGTGGAACAAGACCAGCGAGGCCGGGCGGGAATACAAGTCCGTGAGTCTCGACGATCCTTCGTTCCCGGCTCCGGTCTATGCCCGCCTGATCGAAAACGAGGACGGCACGCACGACCTGATCTGGTCGCGCAGCAAGCCCCAGGCGGCGTGA
- the radC gene encoding RadC family protein: MSQLSFSSFDTSLMVRDSQGRYLLATADQILEAARQAIEHKMQRGASFSSPAAVKEYLCAKLGGFEHEVFAVLFLDTQHRLIEYAEMFHGTIDSASVYPREVVKETLRLNAAAVIISHNHPSGNPEPSAADKAMTAQLRQALALVDVRTLDHIIVAGSRTTSFAERGLL, translated from the coding sequence ATGTCGCAACTGTCCTTTTCCTCATTCGATACCTCGCTGATGGTGCGTGACTCACAGGGCCGCTACCTGTTGGCGACTGCCGACCAGATTCTGGAGGCCGCGCGCCAGGCCATCGAGCACAAGATGCAGCGTGGTGCGTCGTTCAGTTCGCCGGCAGCGGTCAAGGAGTACCTGTGCGCCAAGCTGGGTGGCTTCGAGCATGAGGTGTTCGCAGTGCTGTTCCTCGATACGCAGCATCGCCTGATCGAATACGCCGAAATGTTCCACGGCACCATCGACAGCGCATCGGTGTATCCGCGCGAAGTGGTCAAGGAGACACTGCGGCTCAACGCGGCGGCGGTCATCATTTCGCACAACCACCCGAGCGGGAACCCCGAGCCGAGCGCGGCCGACAAGGCGATGACCGCGCAGCTTCGGCAGGCGCTGGCGCTGGTGGACGTTCGCACGCTGGATCACATCATCGTTGCGGGGAGCCGCACCACGTCATTCGCCGAACGCGGCCTGCTTTGA
- the parA gene encoding ParA family partition ATPase: MIVALLNQKGGVGKTTLATHIAGELAMRGQSVILLDADPQGSSLDWTQRRSQQGLPRLFSAVGLARETLHQEAPELARRADHVVIDGPPRIAALARSALLAAERVLIPVQPSPYDLWASAEMVALIREAQVFRPLLRAAFVINRRVSTTVIGREARQALADQPLPALRSEVHQRIVFADSVAAGRLARETAPDSAAALEITALVDELLRWPT; the protein is encoded by the coding sequence ATGATCGTCGCTCTGCTGAACCAAAAAGGCGGCGTGGGCAAGACCACGCTCGCCACGCACATTGCCGGCGAGCTGGCGATGCGGGGGCAATCGGTGATCCTGCTGGACGCCGACCCACAGGGTTCATCGCTGGACTGGACACAGCGCAGAAGCCAGCAAGGCTTGCCACGGCTATTCAGCGCCGTGGGCCTCGCACGCGAAACGCTGCACCAAGAGGCACCAGAACTCGCCAGACGGGCTGATCACGTCGTCATCGACGGGCCGCCCAGGATCGCCGCCTTGGCGCGCTCCGCGCTGCTGGCGGCCGAGCGCGTGCTGATCCCGGTGCAGCCCAGCCCCTACGACCTGTGGGCCAGCGCCGAGATGGTGGCGCTGATCCGCGAGGCGCAGGTGTTCCGGCCGCTGCTCCGCGCGGCCTTCGTCATCAATCGGCGCGTCAGCACCACGGTGATCGGGCGCGAAGCGCGCCAGGCGCTCGCCGACCAGCCGCTTCCTGCGCTGCGCTCGGAAGTGCATCAACGCATCGTGTTCGCCGACAGCGTGGCCGCTGGTCGGCTTGCACGCGAGACGGCGCCTGACAGCGCCGCCGCGCTCGAAATCACCGCCCTGGTGGATGAACTGCTGCGGTGGCCGACATGA
- a CDS encoding DUF2958 domain-containing protein, with product MPQPLATDPERAQLLANGEARAAGEAIDPMPVVRLFTPDAHVTWLLAALDPADGDTAWGLIDLGIGMPAQGTVKLSELAGIVGPRQQPVLRDLYFRPTRTLSEYTRLAKRDGAIPD from the coding sequence ATGCCCCAGCCACTTGCCACCGACCCGGAACGCGCGCAACTGCTCGCCAACGGCGAGGCCCGTGCCGCTGGCGAGGCCATCGACCCGATGCCCGTGGTGCGCCTGTTCACGCCCGACGCGCATGTGACCTGGCTGCTGGCGGCGCTCGATCCCGCCGATGGCGACACCGCTTGGGGCCTCATCGACCTGGGGATCGGGATGCCCGCGCAAGGCACCGTCAAGCTGTCCGAACTGGCCGGCATCGTCGGGCCGCGCCAGCAACCCGTGCTACGCGACCTCTATTTCCGTCCCACGCGCACGCTGTCGGAATACACCCGGCTGGCCAAGCGCGACGGAGCGATCCCGGACTGA
- a CDS encoding helix-turn-helix transcriptional regulator, which translates to MRPAPLRPAAAVSTAAAQPQRYLTNDEAADYLRLSPRTLEKQRVIGGGPRFRKFGRRVMYAVADLDTWAADRSFETTSDPEYAEQHSADSRAR; encoded by the coding sequence ATGCGTCCCGCTCCCTTGCGGCCTGCCGCCGCTGTCTCGACCGCTGCCGCGCAGCCCCAACGCTATCTCACCAACGACGAAGCCGCCGACTACCTGCGCCTGTCGCCGCGCACGCTGGAAAAGCAACGCGTGATCGGCGGCGGCCCGCGTTTTCGCAAGTTCGGCCGGCGTGTCATGTACGCCGTGGCCGATCTCGATACCTGGGCGGCCGACCGCAGTTTCGAGACGACTTCCGATCCCGAATACGCCGAGCAGCACTCGGCCGACAGCCGTGCGCGCTGA
- a CDS encoding helix-turn-helix domain-containing protein, giving the protein MAAGYSLAKALKTVRKARGLSQEAFSDVSSRTYMSTLERDLKSPTLSKLAELCEVMEIHPLTLLTLAYAGDSPHKADELLAQVRRELESVLKERDAAKPRA; this is encoded by the coding sequence GTGGCGGCTGGGTATTCATTGGCAAAGGCGTTGAAGACGGTCAGAAAGGCGCGTGGCTTGAGCCAGGAAGCCTTCTCTGACGTGTCCAGCCGCACCTACATGAGTACCCTCGAACGCGACCTCAAAAGCCCGACCCTGAGCAAGCTGGCCGAGCTGTGCGAGGTGATGGAGATCCACCCGCTCACGCTGCTGACGCTGGCCTACGCGGGCGATAGCCCGCACAAGGCCGACGAGCTGCTGGCGCAGGTGCGCCGGGAGTTGGAGTCGGTGTTGAAGGAGCGCGACGCGGCGAAGCCGCGCGCGTGA
- a CDS encoding DUF2840 domain-containing protein, producing the protein MNASASLANVSIAFATTAALAAPSVQSASAPLTRVALAYIEPRFKLYLRFGEPARTRQLDRWRRCAVFLPGAMFCRIRWQANDYGTIRWQLMVMQACTPLDAAQRIPGVQPGARLLLHAEGEDQVRAVLERIDAIEALGIAPVAVSPAYWRTLANRLAARLPLPEYTAERHAAWLTGRALP; encoded by the coding sequence ATGAACGCATCCGCTTCGCTTGCCAATGTATCCATTGCCTTCGCGACCACCGCTGCGCTCGCAGCCCCTTCCGTCCAGTCTGCCAGCGCGCCGCTGACGCGCGTGGCGTTGGCCTATATCGAACCGCGCTTCAAGCTCTACCTGCGCTTCGGCGAACCTGCGCGCACGCGCCAGCTCGACCGCTGGCGGCGCTGCGCGGTGTTCCTGCCGGGCGCCATGTTCTGCCGCATCCGCTGGCAGGCCAACGACTACGGCACGATTCGCTGGCAGCTCATGGTGATGCAGGCTTGCACGCCGCTCGATGCGGCGCAGCGCATTCCCGGCGTGCAGCCGGGCGCGCGCCTGCTGCTGCACGCCGAGGGCGAGGATCAGGTGCGCGCCGTGTTGGAGCGCATCGACGCCATCGAGGCGCTAGGCATTGCGCCGGTCGCCGTCTCGCCCGCGTACTGGCGCACGCTTGCCAACCGGCTCGCCGCACGCTTGCCGCTGCCCGAATACACCGCCGAGCGGCACGCCGCCTGGCTGACCGGGAGGGCGCTGCCATGA
- a CDS encoding ParB/RepB/Spo0J family partition protein, which translates to MNAVLKTETIAIEAAAPLEVADPAKNLILVPLLQLLPRRSKRNARTTPRQSIPELAASIARIGLLQNLIVILAADGEQYEVVAGDRRLTALKLLAKKKRIPADYEVPCLLVSDASARTVSLAENVQRENMHPADQFAAFAALVKEGRPIEDIAADFGVSPLVVQRRLKLANVSPRLMADYRAGGVTLEQLMALTITDDHAAQEAAFYGAPEWQRSPSKLRERLTEREIDATHALVRFAGLDTYRQAGGGVRRDLFAEGDAGTYLTDTGVLETLVRDKLATLAEDVRAEGWAWVEAVPHLAYEERQTFQNAPRHRREPTTREARRIASLETRLEKIDAELEDACDAEDEAKAEKLEQRRDQVVGELQDAEDALQGYAPEVRDVAGAIVTIDRNGEAAIHRGLLREAEAKALRTLEKLRRGFGSTEGEAANNEREDDDAPKAASLSDRLAQRLSAHRTAALQIEVARHPHVALAALVHGMVQNVLQPHTYGDGLPLGVRLTAQDRLEGMAPDWPESPAAVALRELQQVAGEALPEDSAELFAALLVKSQDELVRLLAVCVAATVDVVTPRATTHQPGEELAQAVGLDMAAWWKPTAESYFTHVPKVAILDAVGAFAPESVTRLAKLKKADIASEAERLADGTGWMPAIFKAEGPQQATQEGAQEEGPAQDAPEDAEAMADEPAEALAA; encoded by the coding sequence ATGAACGCCGTACTCAAAACCGAAACTATCGCCATCGAAGCCGCCGCACCGCTGGAAGTGGCCGACCCCGCCAAGAACCTGATCTTGGTTCCCCTCTTGCAGTTGCTGCCGCGCCGTTCCAAGCGCAACGCGCGGACGACCCCGCGCCAGTCCATCCCCGAACTGGCCGCGAGCATTGCCCGCATCGGCCTGCTGCAAAACCTGATCGTCATCCTCGCCGCCGATGGCGAGCAATACGAAGTCGTCGCAGGCGACCGCCGCCTGACCGCCTTGAAGCTGCTGGCGAAGAAGAAGCGCATCCCCGCCGACTACGAGGTGCCGTGCCTGCTGGTGTCCGATGCCTCGGCCCGCACCGTCAGCCTCGCGGAGAACGTGCAGCGCGAGAACATGCACCCCGCCGACCAGTTCGCGGCCTTCGCCGCGCTGGTCAAGGAAGGCCGACCCATCGAGGACATTGCCGCCGACTTCGGCGTGTCCCCGCTGGTGGTGCAGCGCCGCTTGAAGCTGGCGAACGTCTCGCCGCGCCTGATGGCCGATTACCGCGCCGGTGGCGTGACGCTGGAACAGTTGATGGCCTTGACCATCACCGACGATCACGCCGCGCAGGAAGCCGCGTTCTATGGTGCGCCGGAATGGCAGCGCAGCCCGTCCAAGCTGCGCGAGCGCCTGACCGAGCGCGAAATCGACGCCACGCACGCGCTGGTGCGCTTCGCCGGGCTGGACACCTACCGGCAGGCAGGCGGTGGCGTCCGCCGTGACCTGTTCGCCGAAGGCGATGCCGGAACCTACCTCACCGATACCGGAGTGCTGGAAACGCTGGTGCGCGACAAGCTGGCAACGCTGGCCGAGGACGTGCGCGCCGAGGGTTGGGCGTGGGTGGAGGCCGTGCCGCATCTGGCCTACGAGGAACGGCAGACGTTCCAGAACGCACCGCGCCACCGCCGCGAGCCGACCACCCGCGAGGCCCGCCGCATCGCCTCGCTGGAAACCCGCCTCGAAAAGATCGACGCCGAACTGGAAGATGCCTGCGACGCCGAGGACGAGGCCAAGGCCGAGAAGCTGGAACAGCGCCGCGATCAGGTGGTCGGGGAACTGCAAGACGCGGAGGACGCCTTGCAAGGCTATGCGCCCGAGGTGCGCGACGTGGCCGGTGCCATCGTCACCATCGACCGCAACGGCGAGGCCGCCATTCATCGCGGCCTGCTGCGCGAAGCCGAGGCCAAGGCGCTGCGCACGCTGGAAAAACTGCGGCGCGGTTTCGGCAGCACCGAAGGCGAAGCCGCCAACAACGAGCGCGAGGACGACGACGCGCCCAAGGCCGCGAGCCTGTCCGACCGGCTGGCGCAGCGGTTGAGCGCCCACCGCACGGCGGCGCTGCAAATCGAAGTTGCACGGCATCCGCACGTCGCGCTGGCCGCGCTGGTGCATGGCATGGTGCAGAACGTCTTGCAGCCCCACACCTACGGCGATGGCCTGCCGCTCGGCGTGCGCCTCACGGCGCAAGACCGACTGGAAGGCATGGCCCCGGACTGGCCGGAATCGCCCGCCGCCGTGGCGCTGCGCGAACTGCAACAGGTGGCCGGTGAAGCCTTGCCGGAGGACAGCGCCGAACTGTTCGCCGCGCTGCTGGTGAAGTCGCAAGACGAACTGGTGCGCCTGCTGGCGGTTTGCGTGGCCGCGACGGTGGACGTGGTGACGCCCCGCGCCACGACGCACCAGCCCGGCGAGGAACTGGCGCAGGCCGTGGGCCTCGACATGGCCGCATGGTGGAAGCCGACTGCGGAAAGCTACTTCACGCACGTTCCGAAGGTTGCGATTTTGGATGCCGTGGGCGCGTTCGCACCGGAATCCGTCACCCGGCTGGCGAAGCTCAAGAAGGCCGACATTGCCAGCGAAGCGGAACGGCTGGCCGATGGCACGGGCTGGATGCCCGCCATCTTCAAGGCCGAAGGCCCGCAGCAGGCAACGCAGGAAGGCGCGCAGGAAGAAGGCCCGGCGCAGGACGCCCCGGAGGATGCCGAGGCAATGGCGGATGAACCCGCCGAGGCGCTGGCCGCTTGA